TCTTGTTTGGCTATTATATGTAATTTTCCATTCAACCTATTCTCATCATCAGATGTACTTCTTCTTCCATTTTGAGCCGCATTTTTTACGTTTCCTACCAATTCTTTCACCAATTCTTTCCGGAACTGAAGATGAGATAATACCTTCAACCCTTTTGATTTCATATGAATACGATGAAGAATGAAACTATTCACTATGGCTACTTCCAAAAGGAAAAAGTAAACTTTTCTCCACCATTTCATTGATTTTTGTAGGAAGCAGTATGATGATATGTAATGATCTGCACGATCCACTCCTCCCATGTTAGAAGTATATGCGGAGACCATCACTGGTTTTTCAATAACTTGTTCTAAATTCCCTTTCATAACACGGCGATGTTGGGTGGTTCTTGCGGTATGGTATGTAGAGCACATAATGACGTCCCTCTTATCTTTCCAAGACAGAATATGGCATCGCTTGTTTTTCACATACGACCTTACTGTTCCTACCgatgatctttttcttttcttcacttgagGGGGAAGGCCTTTCCTATTTGTATTTTTCGTTCCAGTCATgtgaatttttttcttcagaagTTCCGCAGCTAGAGATAAGTTTGTATAAAGACGATCCGTATAAACATGGTATCCTGTTTCTCCTGTGGCATGCGTAACGATGTCCACTAGTGTCAATATAATGCGAGTGGTGAAGAGATGACCAGCATAACCAAGGCACTCGATAGTAGCTTTGCCGCAATACGGAATCAAACCTAGAATATATCCCGTCAACGCATCGGCAATATCATATATTCTGATGCCCCATTTTGTTGGTTTTTCCCTGTCGTACATCTTGAATGCTCTCCT
This Palaemon carinicauda isolate YSFRI2023 chromosome 25, ASM3689809v2, whole genome shotgun sequence DNA region includes the following protein-coding sequences:
- the LOC137618866 gene encoding piggyBac transposable element-derived protein 4-like produces the protein MYDREKPTKWGIRIYDIADALTGYILGLIPYCGKATIECLGYAGHLFTTRIILTLVDIVTHATGETGYHVYTDRLYTNLSLAAELLKKKIHMTGTKNTNRKGLPPQVKKRKRSSVGTVRSYVKNKRCHILSWKDKRDVIMCSTYHTARTTQHRRVMKGNLEQVIEKPVMVSAYTSNMGGVDRADHYISSYCFLQKSMKWWRKVYFFLLEVAIVNSFILHRIHMKSKGLKVLSHLQFRKELVKELVGNVKNAAQNGRRSTSDDENRLNGKLHIIAKQDRKHSIECIVCSDRRGPGGRKNITVKPVPGNLQCILSALKLTIQKRITKRSILNSCMNPAI